The following proteins are co-located in the Osmia lignaria lignaria isolate PbOS001 chromosome 12, iyOsmLign1, whole genome shotgun sequence genome:
- the LOC117609957 gene encoding transmembrane protein 179, producing MALTNILLLSQISGYVVALILSLCIIIPMSLHQDEFRGHCLLFSTGTWQETDGQFVVNWARQAYCNYTIFVGLVLLITSAIQIYRLSIFMYRGEDSSFLSAFIDVVSSIILTIITLVAAIIITLGFMTWCQCMTKRFPSCELAAGNDIDKADGIDTSGFHIELGAAQFGTWTSLSIWVGLSVFAVLKLLRYHQLENMKVSMYRERQRLIEAARSNEIQEST from the exons ATGGCCTTAACAAATATCTTACTTCTCAGTCAAATATCTGGATATGTAGTTGCTCTTATTTTGTCACTTTGTATTATTATACCTATGAGTTTACATCAGGATGAATTTAG AGGACATTGTCTGTTATTCTCGACAGGAACTTGGCAAGAGACAGATGGTCAGTTTGTAGTAAACTGGGCCCGACAAGCTTATTGTAACTATACAATATTTGTTGGTTTGGTGTTGCTAATAACATCCGCGATACAAATCTATCGACTTTCTATATTTATGTACCGTGGAGAGGATAGTTCCTTTCTGTCTGCATTCATAGATGTTGTCAGTTCAATAATTCTTACAATAATCACATTGGTTGCTGCAATCATTATTACGCTTGGGTTTATGACCTGGTGCCAATGTATGACAAAAAGATTTCCATCGTGTGAATTAGCAGCTGGAAATGATATTGATAAAGCTGATGGAATAGATACATCTGGTTTTCACATTGAATTAGGAGCAGCCCAATTTGGAACTTGGACTAGTTTATCAATTTGGGTTGGTTTATCAGTATTTGcagtattaaaattattgagaTATCATCAATTAGAAAATATGAAAGTTTCAATGTATAGAGAAAGACAAAGATTAATAGAAGCTGCCAGAAGCAATGAAATTCAAGAATCAACATAG
- the LOC117609951 gene encoding uncharacterized protein LOC117609951 isoform X3, whose product MKWVIFGIILIIWNYVTSGQDFVFPDDEEISHVSGNNATITERIPVSAPDQCPENMLLYPGDGNNSAWVCDCRPRFLYFPLSDRCYEAYRQGPCAPRNYVILPQNEAVPKCVNNPCLIDGLVPYNDTCYPLRTMGGPCAPDGVLGVNETTFELECIPTDLAPFIIIQVPKRPQCPAGSRRNALGMCREII is encoded by the exons ATGAAGTGGGTAATATTTGGCATTATATTGATAATATGGAATTATGTAACATCTGGTCAAGATTTTGTATTTCCTGATGATGAAGAGATATCTCATGTCAGTGGCAACAATGCAACG ATAACAGAACGTATTCCAGTATCTGCACCAGATCAGTGTCCCGAAAATATGCTCCTTTATCCTGGAGATGGAAATAATAGCGCATGGGTATGCGATTGTAGACcgagatttttatattttccattaAGCGATCGTTGTTATGAAGCTTATAGACAGGGACCTTGCGCACCACGAAATTATGTAATACTTCCTCAAAATGAGGCAGTACCAAAATGCGTAAACAATCCTTGCTTGATAGATGGATTAGTACCATACAATGATACTTGTTATCCATTAAGAACTATGGGTGGTCCTTGTGCTCCTGATGGAGTGTTAGGTGTAAATGAGACTACTTTTGAATTGGAATGTATACCAACAGATCTTGCAccatttataataattcaagTACCTAAACGGCCACAATGTCCTGCGGGAAGTCGTAGAAATGCTCTTGGAATGTGCAGggaaataatttga
- the LOC117609951 gene encoding dimethyladenosine transferase 2, mitochondrial-like isoform X1, with product MIYKNLMVLPKICTPRTLFSNCVLHVVNKYILSSVQWMHYTTDSTNIKDLDTKESNNNQNLPIRSLTQNVDAEFEDIASKSSSSSRTNTDLYLTNPEVAKKFVTLIKDDLLKNMYHVVEANPGFGYLTEELFKIGVPFIHLFENSSEYWNHLNNLCTKFPNQLSITKLNLFNISKMLTGVSVHSDIMYKLINNVQQRKWEEESCMQVIGTTSKSVFIRHLILSTVFQTGLTMFGRPIFYLAIPSSTCNFIFQKFTCIERSTTLYIMFNILFNYEIYGTVDRKAFIPQYKSKEANRKRVTKDDSSILNVIKIEPKPDLFTLFKTKKNLVYFWHFVRYSFYKQNTRVIPTLENLVPGCGIKLIALNYNIFTEFGDLNPRQIYDLFMEFQSWPEYEQCSFQLSAGDIRRTYQLYLEEEDV from the exons AtgatatacaaaaatttgatgGTGTTACCAAAAATTTGTACACCACGAACATTGTTTAGTAATTGTGTTCTTCATGTggtaaacaaatatattttgtcTTCAGTTCAATGGATGCATTATACAACAGATTCAACAAACATAAAGGATTTAGATACAAAAGAGAGCAATAATAATCAAAATCTACCAATACGTTCATTAACACAAAATGTTGATGCAGAATTTGAAGATATCGCTTCAAAGAGTTCTTCATCAAGTAGAACAAATACagatttatatttaacaaatcCTGAAGTAGCCAAAAAGTTTGTTACATTAATTAAagatgatttattaaaaaacatgTACCATGTAGTTGAAGCAAATCCAGGTTTTGGTTACTTAAcagaagaattatttaaaattggtgtaccatttatacatttatttgaaaatagctCTGAATATTGGAATCATCTAAATAATTTATGTACAAAATTTCCCAATCAACTtagtattacaaaattaaacCTATTTAATATATCAAAGATGTTGACTGGAGTTTCTGTACATAGTGATATtatgtataaattaataaacaatgtaCAACAGAGAAAATGGGAAGAAGAAAGCTGCATGCAAGTAATTGGAACAACATCAAAAAGTGTTTTCATAAGGCATTTAATACTGAGTACAGTATTTCAAACAGGTTTAACCATGTTTGGAAGACCGATCTTTTATCTTGCAATACCATCATCTACATGTAAT tttatttttcagaaattcacATGTATTGAAAGATCAACAACTCTTTATATtatgtttaatatattatttaattatgaaatttatgGAACAGTGGATAGAAAAGCATTTATACCACAATATAAAAGTAAGGAGGCAAACAGAAAGAGAGTAACAAAGGATGACAGTAGCATACTTAATGTTATTAAAATAGAACCAAAACCTGatctttttacattatttaaaacaaagaaaaatttggTATACTTTTGGCATTTCGTTCGATAtagtttttataaacaaaacACCAGAGTGATACCCACATTAGA AAATCTAGTCCCAGGTTGTGGTATAAAATTAATAGCGCTAAATTACAATATATTCACGGAATTTGGTGATTTAAACCCTAGGCAAATTTATGATCTATTTATGGAATTTCAATCTTGGCCAGAATATGAACAATGTTCATTTCAGTTAAGTGCAGGTGATATTAGGAGAACTTATCAGTTGTATTTGGAGGAAGAAGATGTTTAA
- the LOC117609951 gene encoding dimethyladenosine transferase 2, mitochondrial-like isoform X2 yields the protein MIYKNLMVLPKICTPRTLFSNCVLHVVNKYILSSVQWMHYTTDSTNIKDLDTKESNNNQNLPIRSLTQNVDAEFEDIASKSSSSSRTNTDLYLTNPEVAKKFVTLIKDDLLKNMYHVVEANPGFGYLTEELFKIGVPFIHLFENSSEYWNHLNNLCTKFPNQLSITKLNLFNISKMLTGVSVHSDIMYKLINNVQQRKWEEESCMQVIGTTSKSVFIRHLILSTVFQTGLTMFGRPIFYLAIPSSTCNKFTCIERSTTLYIMFNILFNYEIYGTVDRKAFIPQYKSKEANRKRVTKDDSSILNVIKIEPKPDLFTLFKTKKNLVYFWHFVRYSFYKQNTRVIPTLENLVPGCGIKLIALNYNIFTEFGDLNPRQIYDLFMEFQSWPEYEQCSFQLSAGDIRRTYQLYLEEEDV from the exons AtgatatacaaaaatttgatgGTGTTACCAAAAATTTGTACACCACGAACATTGTTTAGTAATTGTGTTCTTCATGTggtaaacaaatatattttgtcTTCAGTTCAATGGATGCATTATACAACAGATTCAACAAACATAAAGGATTTAGATACAAAAGAGAGCAATAATAATCAAAATCTACCAATACGTTCATTAACACAAAATGTTGATGCAGAATTTGAAGATATCGCTTCAAAGAGTTCTTCATCAAGTAGAACAAATACagatttatatttaacaaatcCTGAAGTAGCCAAAAAGTTTGTTACATTAATTAAagatgatttattaaaaaacatgTACCATGTAGTTGAAGCAAATCCAGGTTTTGGTTACTTAAcagaagaattatttaaaattggtgtaccatttatacatttatttgaaaatagctCTGAATATTGGAATCATCTAAATAATTTATGTACAAAATTTCCCAATCAACTtagtattacaaaattaaacCTATTTAATATATCAAAGATGTTGACTGGAGTTTCTGTACATAGTGATATtatgtataaattaataaacaatgtaCAACAGAGAAAATGGGAAGAAGAAAGCTGCATGCAAGTAATTGGAACAACATCAAAAAGTGTTTTCATAAGGCATTTAATACTGAGTACAGTATTTCAAACAGGTTTAACCATGTTTGGAAGACCGATCTTTTATCTTGCAATACCATCATCTACATGTAAT aaattcacATGTATTGAAAGATCAACAACTCTTTATATtatgtttaatatattatttaattatgaaatttatgGAACAGTGGATAGAAAAGCATTTATACCACAATATAAAAGTAAGGAGGCAAACAGAAAGAGAGTAACAAAGGATGACAGTAGCATACTTAATGTTATTAAAATAGAACCAAAACCTGatctttttacattatttaaaacaaagaaaaatttggTATACTTTTGGCATTTCGTTCGATAtagtttttataaacaaaacACCAGAGTGATACCCACATTAGA AAATCTAGTCCCAGGTTGTGGTATAAAATTAATAGCGCTAAATTACAATATATTCACGGAATTTGGTGATTTAAACCCTAGGCAAATTTATGATCTATTTATGGAATTTCAATCTTGGCCAGAATATGAACAATGTTCATTTCAGTTAAGTGCAGGTGATATTAGGAGAACTTATCAGTTGTATTTGGAGGAAGAAGATGTTTAA